In Thermococcus profundus, the genomic stretch CCTAGAGGCCATGGGTGCTGAGGTTCTCCACGTTTCTGGCAATCTCTCGAACAGACCCGCACTCCTTGAGGATCTGAAGGCTTTCCAGGGCATCGATGCGGTAGCCGTTGAACTGAAGGCAGCAGCGGTGGATGTAGTAACTAGGTGGGCGGTGGAGAGGGGGATAGAGATTGTCTACCTCGACAACGAGCCTGTCAATATAGACGGAAAAGACCTGAGGAGCGCGGTTCTTGATCTGGGAAAGAGGATCCTCTCAAAGGGGGACGGGGGATGATAATAGTAACGGACTCAGAGCGGAAGGTGAGGCTTCCCTTTTCTAGGGGTATACTAACGCGCTCGATAACGCTCGCTGGTGTCGACGTTGGCATAGCCTACGCGATAGCCGCAGAGGTTCAGAAGGAGCTCGAGAGGAGGAGGAAGTACGCGGTTACGAGCGAGGAGATAAGGGAGATCACCTATTCAAAGCTCGTTGAAAGGGGTCTGAAGGAGGCCGCGGAGAGGTACCTTTTCTGGAGGACCCTCAGAAGGAGAAGGGTGAGGCTTGCCGTTCTTCTTGGAGGCGCTACGGGAGTGGGAAAATCAACGATAGCAACCGAGCTGGCCTTCAGGCTCGGAATAAGGAGCATAATAGGCACGGACACAATAAGGGAAGTTATGAGAAAGGTGATAGCGAAGGAGCTTCTCCCGGATATCCACGTTTCGTCCTTCATGGCTGAGAGGGTTGTGAACACTCCGAAGGGCATGGATCCGCTTATCTATGGCTTCGAAACGCAGGTGAAGCACGTTTCAGTTGGGATAACGGCCGTCCTGGAGCGTTCAAGAAGAGAAGGTTTAAACGCCCTGATAGAGGGGATCCACGTTGTTCCGGGGTTTATAGAGCCCAAGGAGAACGAGTTCATGTACATCATCACCGTTCCGAGCCAGGAGCATCTTGTATCCCACTTCTATGAGAGGGCCAGGTATTCGGTGAGGAGCGCCGAGAGGTACGTGAAGAACGCGGACAGGATAATGCGGATACAGGAGTACCTTGTGGAGCGCGCGCGGGAGTTCGGGATACCCGTTATAGAGAACGTCGAGCTCGAGAAGACCGTCTCGACAATAATGGAGGATATGATGAAGAGGCTGGGAAAGGGGGAGAGCAGGGAGGGAGGTTAGCTCTTCCTCTTCCATATCCCAAGGAGCTTCTTGCTCCCCCACGTGGACTGAACCTCCCAGACAACGACCATGTCTGTGTAGATGTCGATGAGGTTGAAGCTGTTCCCGAAGGGGTTTCTGTGTAGCTCCCAGCTGACGGAGCCGGCGTTGACTATCGGGGTGTTCTCAATTTTGACCCCATAAGCGTTCCCGCCGTGTCCAGTGAGGACCAGCTCGGTTCTCTCCTCGGTCAGCACCTTCAGAACGTCGCCCGCGTCTTCCAGAAAGCCTATTTCCCTGCTCTTAGGTATTGGAATGACGTTGTGGTGCATCGCCACTATTCTGAACTTCCCCTCGTACTCCTCGAGGATCCTCCTAAGCTTCCTCTGCCCCATCCTGCCAACCACGCCGATGGGTGTCTCGTACTGGGCGCTCAAGACTGGTATTATCACGACGCCGTTGAGCTCCAGTATTTCCGGCTCCCCGAAGTACTCCTGGAACAGCTCGTAGCCGAGGTAGGTTATGTCGTTGTGCCCCGGAACCACGATCTTCGGCGCCGAGAGCGACTTGTAGTACCCGTAGGCCTTATCGTAGTAGCGCTCTATGCCCGCATCAACGACGTCCCCGTTGTGTACAACGAGATCGGGCTTCAGCCTCTCGTTTATCATCCTGATGACGTTATCGAGGGTTCTCTTCCTGAAGTAGATCCTGTCCGAGACGTTGCTCTCGCTCACCTGGACTATCCTCAGAACGCGCCTCCCTCCTGGAACAAAGATCTTGGGCTTTATCGGGCTGTGCTCCTTCTCGATCTCGTCCCCGGTTACGCGCCGTATGTTGACCCTTACGCTTCCATCTTCATGGAGCTCTATGATGTTGTAGCTGTTCACGTCCCCCCTCCGCGTCTTCCGGCACGAGGTACATCCAGCGTTGTCTATGACGAGGTCTTCCACGCGGTACACGTTGGGAACGTGCTTGTGGCCGCAGGTGTAGAGCGTGACTTCGTTTCTGAGGAGGAGATCGAGGACATCCCCCGCGTTGAAGAGGACGTTCCGCTCCCTTCCCGTGTCTGGAAGGGGAACTAGGTGGTGGTGGGCAGCTACTATCTTGAACTTCCTGTCAGAGTACTCCTCAAGCGTCTCCTTGAGCCAGCGGAACTTGTTGCCGCCGATCCGGCCGTCGCTTAGGTCCGGAATGGTTGAATCCACCCAGATGACGACCCCTTCCTTGAACTCGTAGACCCCGTTTAGGGGACCGATAAACTCTTCAAAGAGTTTGTATCCAACGTTCCTGACATCGTGGTTGCCTGGAAGAACGACCAGCGGCTTTTTTATTTTCTTCAGCTGGTATGCGGCCTGTTCGTACTCCTCGCGAAGACCCTGGTTGGTTATGTCGCCCGTGTGGATAACAAAGTCGAAGTTCCCGCGGTTTATTTCTTCCACGATGAGGTCGTAGGCGTAGCCTTTGAAGGCTCCCTCGTTGGTTATGTGGGTGTCGCTTATGTGGGCTATCCGTATCATGGCCATCACTCCGTAGCTATCGCCGTTTCGAGCTTTCTCCTGCTCGCTTCAAGGAGGTCCGTTATCGAGAAGATGCCGGTTATCTTTCCCTCTTCCTCCACTAGGATGTGCTTGATGCCCTTCTTGCTCATTATGTCGAGGACTTCCCGCAGGGGGGTTTCGGCCGAGACCGTTACGAGCTCCTTCGTCATTACCTCTTTCACCGGGGTCGTGTTGGGGAGCCCTGGAACCACCACGCGCCTTATGAGGTCCCCCTTTGTGAGGAATCCTATCACGAAATCCTCCTCATCGACAACCACCAGCGAGCCTATATCGAACTCCGTCATGACCTCTCCCGCGCGCTTTACTGTGTCGTCGGGCCTTACCCCAATAAGTTTCCGGCTCATGTACACCTTTATGGGGGCCCTCATCTCCATACGGATCACCGGAAACAAATTAAGGCGGAAAAGTATAAAACCCTACCTCAACCGAGGACGAGTTCCTGAACGCTGAAGGTCTCGTCTCCGAAGTCAATATCAACGTAGAACGCGGTGCCGTTCACTGCGTTCTTCCATTCTGCCCTGTGATAAAGCTCCAGCGTTGATGAGCCCACCGCAAAGAGGTTCTCCCTCCTAAGAACGATCTGCCTGACGTAGTCCCAGTTCTCGCGCTTCAGCAGGTAGGTGGGCTTTGAGTAGGCCGTCACGAAGCCGGCGGCGTTTCCAGAGGGGCCCAGGAAAAGCGTCCCTGTGTTGAAGCTGGTGTTCGCTGTTTTTGCAAGTATTGAGTAGTGCTTTAGAACCTCGTCCCTCTCAAAGGAATCCAGCTTCCTGCACAGGTAGGCACCCATTGCATAGCTGTCGGAGGCGCCTTCAAAGTGAGTCTCCTCGAAGTCCGCCAGTTTTATCACCTCTGCCTTGTTGAGGTCGCCGTTGTGGTAGACCCAGTACGAGAACCCCTTTCTGCTGGAAAAAGCGAACGGCTGGACGTTGAACAGGTTTTTTGCACCTTGGGATGCCGCCCGTGTGTGGGCGATAACGGCCAGGAACCCTTGAAGGGAGTCTTTAAGCCTCTCAACGCCTTCAATGTCTTCGAAAATGGGTCTGCTGGA encodes the following:
- a CDS encoding CBS domain-containing protein; the protein is MEMRAPIKVYMSRKLIGVRPDDTVKRAGEVMTEFDIGSLVVVDEEDFVIGFLTKGDLIRRVVVPGLPNTTPVKEVMTKELVTVSAETPLREVLDIMSKKGIKHILVEEEGKITGIFSITDLLEASRRKLETAIATE
- a CDS encoding class II glutamine amidotransferase, encoding MIKLCRVLFAVGEGEKIKPLLDALVKASENDPYKEARGKGKAHRDGWGYALLKKESVMHYRSSRPIFEDIEGVERLKDSLQGFLAVIAHTRAASQGAKNLFNVQPFAFSSRKGFSYWVYHNGDLNKAEVIKLADFEETHFEGASDSYAMGAYLCRKLDSFERDEVLKHYSILAKTANTSFNTGTLFLGPSGNAAGFVTAYSKPTYLLKRENWDYVRQIVLRRENLFAVGSSTLELYHRAEWKNAVNGTAFYVDIDFGDETFSVQELVLG
- a CDS encoding metallophosphoesterase family protein codes for the protein MIRIAHISDTHITNEGAFKGYAYDLIVEEINRGNFDFVIHTGDITNQGLREEYEQAAYQLKKIKKPLVVLPGNHDVRNVGYKLFEEFIGPLNGVYEFKEGVVIWVDSTIPDLSDGRIGGNKFRWLKETLEEYSDRKFKIVAAHHHLVPLPDTGRERNVLFNAGDVLDLLLRNEVTLYTCGHKHVPNVYRVEDLVIDNAGCTSCRKTRRGDVNSYNIIELHEDGSVRVNIRRVTGDEIEKEHSPIKPKIFVPGGRRVLRIVQVSESNVSDRIYFRKRTLDNVIRMINERLKPDLVVHNGDVVDAGIERYYDKAYGYYKSLSAPKIVVPGHNDITYLGYELFQEYFGEPEILELNGVVIIPVLSAQYETPIGVVGRMGQRKLRRILEEYEGKFRIVAMHHNVIPIPKSREIGFLEDAGDVLKVLTEERTELVLTGHGGNAYGVKIENTPIVNAGSVSWELHRNPFGNSFNLIDIYTDMVVVWEVQSTWGSKKLLGIWKRKS
- a CDS encoding 2-phosphoglycerate kinase, whose translation is MIIVTDSERKVRLPFSRGILTRSITLAGVDVGIAYAIAAEVQKELERRRKYAVTSEEIREITYSKLVERGLKEAAERYLFWRTLRRRRVRLAVLLGGATGVGKSTIATELAFRLGIRSIIGTDTIREVMRKVIAKELLPDIHVSSFMAERVVNTPKGMDPLIYGFETQVKHVSVGITAVLERSRREGLNALIEGIHVVPGFIEPKENEFMYIITVPSQEHLVSHFYERARYSVRSAERYVKNADRIMRIQEYLVERAREFGIPVIENVELEKTVSTIMEDMMKRLGKGESREGG